ACCTCCAAGAAAGACGCCTCCAGCGCCAGAGAGTCCCTCTCACTGAACCGGAAGTAGTCTCCTTTCCCGACAATCTCTGTCCTTGGTACCGAAGAAGAGAGCACTGTATCAATGATAAATCACATGAAATCATTAAGTGTTGAAACATGGATACTTTTACCTCAAGCATTGAATTATTGAAAACGTGATAGTTCACGAGACCAATGAACTAGTACAACAATAGCATGTGTGCTCAACCGTGCAGATTTGTTCTGCTACTGTTCAATTATGATGACCCTAAAGTAGATACAGGTCGCTGGAACATGAATGACCCCGATTTGCCAATTGCCACCTTTTAAGTTTCCAGTTCCCATGTCAGTCATAAGCCCAAATTAGTAACTAGTTTGCGTGACATACCGACATCTAAAACTAACGCTAGTCGTAGAGTTAGCATGAGCCATGGATGAGTTGCTCCGAAGCAGATGATTAAGGCGGGGGCCACTGATCAACTGTTGGAGCACCACAGGAAACCTAAACGCCCAAGTCAAACACACGCGGGTGGATGCGGCGGAAGCCGGAAGGGAGGGCAGGAGACGGGGCGGCGCACCTTTGTCGGGGAGGGGGAGCTTGCAGAAGTACCAGCGGACCTCCTGGCCGTCGGAGGGGCTCTTGGTGCGCGCGAGGTACTTGTGGCGCGCCGCGCAGTGCTTGATCGCGTCCTCCAGCCGCCGGATGTTGGACTCCGTGTTCCGCAGGGAGTCCGGCGACGCGCCCTCCGCCTCCCCGGCGGGGGGCCCCGCGTGGCTCGCGGAAGTCCCGGACGTCGACGCGCCCGAAGACGACGCGTCgccccccgggccgccgccctgCGCCCAGCTCTCGTCCGGCCCCGCCATGCGCGCCGCCCCCTGGTTCGggatcgccggcgacgagggaAAAGGAGGAGGAGCGAGTCGGAGAcggggaagagaggagaggagggcgGTGGGGACGGCCGCGAGGTGGGCCCCAAAGAAGGGTTGGGAAAGGAAGGCACGGGACGGAATGTGCCGCCCGCGAGGCGAATCAGAAGAGCCCGGCCCAACCGCAACGTCCGGCCTGGGTGAAATCACAAATCAGGACCGGCTGGCTGGAGCAGTGTGCCGAATCCCTCCTCTGCGGTTTGTAAAATGTTTGTCGAATTTAAAAGGTGCTTCCAAACAATCGACAAACAATCGACAAGAACTTTCGGTTTTAaggattttttaaaaaataagtgCTTTACAAATGATCTAAGTATACCATATTTCTAATAGCTCCGTGTTTTAGTCAAGTGAATGCTTATTGGACGGACAAATATCAACTGTATTATAACTTATAGAGATGTTGATATTGTACAACAAGCTAGCACGATTTCGTTTACGCACTGAAGTGTATATTGGTTGGCTATCATAAAAGTGATAATAGTAAAACTGCAGTTATTTAGTAACTTGTTATAGATCTACATTACACGAATGCTCCTAGCGCGCTCGTATTGCGCCTTATGACGGTCTTTTCCCTGAGTCACGGTATGAACTTTGACATCCTTGGTTTCTCAATGAATTTGAAACACCAAAGAGAAACACCGCACACAAAAAAATCACAAGAAGAAAAATACAAATACATTAACTCTGAGCGTAGGAAAAGTAAATAAGATGGGACATCAAACTCGAAGTGGTGTATGCTAGGATGGTTTTATCCCTTAGCTGaggcttgaaaccttgcatgcATGAATGTATATGCACAGACTAAGTATCCCAATATGTTGTACCGTAAAGATACACTTTCACTTGCAGACAGGAGAATACGCCTTTCTACATATGACACGTACTAGCTGCAACAAGAAacgccctttcttccctttaTATAAGCGGCCGATAACAGCCACGGACCCCCATCTCGCCCCCAGAAGCGCCACCACACCGACCCgtctaaaaagaaaaaaaaatcggGGGCGGCGAAAACCCTCAAACCCTAATCCCTTCGCTTCCTCATGGCGGACCCCGACGCTGCGCCGCTGACCCCGCCGCCAGAGGTAGTAGCCCCCGAGGAGCATCCGGCGGCAGCcgaatccgccgccgccgcggcgcaggAGGTGGCCGCGGCGGGCGAAGTCGATCACAAGAGGAAGCTTGAGGAGGTCGGCGCCGATGCGGAGGCGAACGGCGACGGAGAGGACGCCAAGCGACCCCGCGTGGACGGCGAGACCGACGCCTCCGCAGGTGGATATCTCACGGCCCCCTCGTCAATCTCTCTCCGAATCTGTTTAATCCATGGCGTGGGCACTGCTACTTCTCGTTGAAGCTTTCAGCTAATCCGGTCGATTCGCTCGTTTTCTCGTTTGGGATCAGGGACTGAGCAGCAGAACGATGGGTCCTCCGTGAATGTCGAGGAGCCCGCAGCTGCAGGCGACGGCAACGTTGCCCCTACCGAGGGGGTGGCAGATGGTGATAATTGCGCGGTCGCGGCTTCTGAGGTTCTGCCACTCGAGCCCACACCAGAAGCAGCAGCTGGAGCTCCACAGCAAGAAGGTGAAGCAGCAACTGCCTCGCATGAGACATCTCGTAAAATCGAAGTGCCCAATAGCAAGGTATATTCATCTGTTGAACTGATTTTACTGTTGAGATTCTGCTTTAACTGATCATACATAATACTAGCGAGGCCTAGGAGGAATGGATGAAACAGCAGATAAGAGCATTTATAGGCACTACGAATTTTGACTTGTTGTTCGGTGCATGCTGATTATGGGAATTAATGCAGGTTGGTGTACTGATTGGTAAAGCTGGCGAAACAATCAGGAACTTGCAAACGAGCTCGGGtgcaaagatccaaatcaccaagGACGTCGATGCTGATTCGAATGCTCTGACCCGGTCGGTCGAACTAGTTGGAAACCTTGCAAGTGTTGATAAAGCTGAGCAGCTTATTAAGAGTGTTATAGCTGAGGTACTAAATATGTGTGTCCATTCGTTAATTCTAGTTGTTTTTGACCTGTGCATCCACCTGCCAAATCCTAACAATTCCATCGCTCTATTCCAGGCTGAGGCTGGAGGTTCGCCTGCTTTAATAGCTAGAGGCTTTGGAAGTGGACAGTCAGGATCCGAGCAGTTTGAGATGACAGTTCCTGATAACAAGGTCCTTTCTTAGCGTTGACGATGTAGTTATAGTGTGCCATTTTATATGCTCAACCATTACCTGTATGCTATAGGTTGGCCTGATTATTGGAAAAGGTGGCGAGACAATTAAAGGCCTGCAAACAAGATCTGGGGCTCGTATTCAGGTGGATATGTTACTTGTTATGTTGGCATGCCAATACTTCTACCGCCCATATATTGAGTGGTCTAAGCTGATGAAAACTTTGAATTTTTTTTGTAGTTGATACCCCAACATCCTCCAGAGGGTGTTACATTGACTGAAAGAACTGTACGTGTAACTGGGAATAAGAAACAGATTGAAGTCGCAAAGGATTTGATCAAGCAGGCTATGAATCAGGTGATGTGATCTTACTTTGTCTTTTGTTTGTAGTCTATTCGTGCTTTCATTGTTAAGTGTTGCTAGAAGCCTAGAAGCTTGAATTCCGTTATGCTTTTGCTTGTTCATTCGCTCTATGATTTAACTCTGATGCTAGCTGCTGATGTGATTTTGCTTCATGATTGATTTACTCATGATATGGTTACTCATGTTATGCTAGACACAGAATTCAATTTTCTCTTCCTGGTACTTCTGTTACCTTGGCAAATTCATGGCATTACTGTTGAGAACGCTGGATACTGTGCTATTATATTGATTGGTTGATTGATATAACTGCTCTGAGCTTTGGATGCCATGCCCATGATATGCCTGTTGTATCATTGTATGGTTCGTATAATATTTCTGATATTTTGGAGCCAAACTTAAGATTTTCTGTCATTGTTCTAATTAAACAGTCCTCATCGATAAGCTTTTTAGCTTGTATAGATGTCTCAAGTATACTGATATTTTTGTTATAAAGAAAAACACTGCTTGGTTTCACTATTTAGTTGTTAATATTGCAAGTAGATTGCCATTTTCTTGTGTTGGGGAGTGTTGGACCTTTGTTTTTTTATTAATTCAAGTGTTGTTATAAACTAACCTCTCTTCTACAATGGCCCTTGTATGAAGTACCAATCTTGATATATTGCAGGGCCTAGTTGGGCTGAAAGGTAAGTTCTTCTCTTAATTAGTGATCTGTTTGTGTTCTCTTTTCCATCTTCTGATGAAAGATAGATGAGACACCATTACTTTGTGAGGACCAAGGAAATCAATAATTTCTATTATCTCCTCATCCACAATgttttttaggaatatttctccTAAGCTTCATCAAATTCAATACCTCCATGAAATATTTCACTTCCTTCCGCTCGTCTAAATCCCTATCCTTAGCACTAAGCTCTATGATTTTTGTTGCCTTATTTTGTCTTCCCGTTTTACAGCACTATGCATGCTTCGATACTTGTCCACTCTTGACTATAAAGAATATGAATTATAAAAGAGTCAAAAGAATGCATTATCAAACAATTCAGAGATGGAATGGACTGTTGACAATACATAGCAAGTGGTATGTTTGGGAGATTTGGATAAAACTGCTAGAATTCTTTATCCCACTAGCTTGACTGTTAGTAGTAAATACATTATGAATGTTTTTTATCTGTTAGACTTAATAATAAACATGGGCATGCTTAATTGAAATAAGGTGGAACAAAAGATCCATGACTTCAGCTTTTCAAGTGCTGTGTTACCATACCGGCGGATTGTCCAATTAGCATTTTGCTAATTACTAGATACGATCTGATGATGTTTCCTACATAAGCAGTCACAACTGACAAATCAGATTCATTCGCTTCCAGTTTCCATGGATTGTCTTTGTTGAAGGTGCAAATTTGGAGTTGGTTGGGTATCCTAATGCAGATACAGCTAGCTTTCCTCATGGGGGTCATCGTTCTTCATCCTATACATGCACCGCAGAGGGATATTTTCCATTATCCCTTACCCTTGCATGGTTTATGTAGTTGGTAACTGGTGAGGCTGCCTATTGCCACAAGGAAACAGAAACAGTATGGTATTTGAAGACTGCAACAGGTGTATCATTGCCATGACAAGGCTACTGCATCAGCATGTCTAGGTTTGCTAAACTGAATTGTTTGCGACTGTATGTTGTCTGCAAAACACGACTTGCATATGCTATAGCTGAACAAAAAGTTTGCACATCATTGGTACTTTGGTATAGCGCTCTTATGTAGAATGTTGAAGTAACTATAATGAAATGCGGGTTACTTAGCACTATTATAAACCCCATATTTTTTACAGTTGCTATCAGAATTGTGTGCTGCAGTGTATTTAATCTCTCAATGTTTATGTGTTTTGGATTGAAGCTGCTTGTATGTTTATGAGATGCACAAATATTTTAAATACTGAACAACCCTTCTTTTTTATCCACATTTCTTGTTGCTGTTTTCAATGATGGTTACCAAGATCTTGATGATATTTGTATTATATTAATGGTGTCACATACATTATGTTCTCCACAAGTTTGAGTCGTATTGATGGAATTCTGTTCTTGAACAATTTTCTTGAATGATTTAATGATCAATGTTGGACTGTCTTAAGTATGGTACATGGCCAAATATGCAGGCGTATTTTCTCATTGTTATTCTTATTTAATTGCAATGTGAACTCTGTCTGGTTGCTCCTTAATAACATCCTATAATTGCCTTTTGCTTTCTTTGATAGGTGTATTTGCTACTATTTATTATCTAGTTTTCCGTTCTGGTTTCTAACAGGCTTTGTTTTACAGAATTTCTCAAAGCATGTGAACCAATCTGGTGGATATGGTCCGCAAGGTTACCGCCCTCAGGGTCATGGTGCAGCTTCGCAGTGGGGGCCACGTTCTCAAAGTCAGCCTGGTTATGGGTACCCACCAAGAGGTATGCCTCCACCTCAGAACTACAACCCACCCTACGGTGGTTACCCACAGCAGGGACCACCAAGAGGCAGCATGGGCTGGGACCAAAGGCAGGGCCCTCCGCCCCATCCTTCATATCAGGGTGGTGGTTCTGACTACTACAAGCCGGGATCTCAACCATATGATAGCCAGCCACCAAGCTACCCTCCTGGACCAGGGAACTACAACAGTTATGGGCAATCTCAGGCTCCTGGATATGGACAACCTCCGTATCCGCAACATGCGCCTCCACAGAACTATGGCCATGGGTATGGTGATCCTAGATACAATGCTCCGCCTCCGAACCAGTACTATGGGCAGCCACCTATGGCCCCCCAGCAAGGCTATCCTCAACAGGCAGATCCTTATGCTAGGCCTCCATACAGTGGACCGGGACAATGGGCTCCCAGAGGTGCTCCGGCTGCAGATGGCTCCTACCAGGCACCACCGCCTGCATCTTATGGGCCACCCTCCCAGCAACCTCCTGCTTATGGCCAAACATATGGCGCAGCAACTGCACCTGATGGGTATGCTCAACAGGGCTACCCACAGCAGAGTGGGCAAGCACCAGCTCCATATGGCCAGAATGCACCAGCAGCACCAAGCTATCCTCAGCAAGGCACCCAGCAAGGTGGCTATGCACAGTACCCACAAACCCAACCAGCATATGGTGATCAAGCAGCTCAAGCCAATTCGAACTATGGCTACCAGGGAGCTCCAGCAGATCCCAACTATGGAAGTGCCTACCCACAATCAGGATATGGAGCTCCGGCAGCTGGTCAGCCTGGTTATGCTTCTGCACCAGCAGCTGGCCAGCCTGCAGCATATGGCCAGGCAGGATACACCCAACCAACTACAAACCCTCCAAGTTATGATCAGTCTGCAGCAGCACCAGCTCAGAGCGGATACGCTGCACCTGCCGCAAATCCACAGCCTGCTCCAGCAAAGGGGGTGTCACCACAGCCTGCTGCTGGATATGCCGGTGGGCAGTGGGCAGCATGAACCTCTCTCAAACTTCACTGACAGCAAGATCTTGTTGGGTACCTGTTCCAATATTTGGATCTTTTGGATGTTTCTGGGGATGCAATGGGCAGCGGACTTTTGTTATCTGAATGAGATTGTAACCCTTCAAGTTGTAATACTTGCATTGCTGTAGAACCTAGTAGTCTGGTTAAGGTGACACTAAACATCCTATTCAGCTTTAAGAGAACCTTTGTTTTATTATTTCGTAGCATGTCGAGTAATTTCTTGATCCCTTGTCTATATGTTTTGCTTGGTTTTGTTGGTGTGTGTTTTGCCTTCTGTTATGTTGTTCATGGCAAGAGAAGGCTGCGCTTGAGCATCTGAAACTTCGTTATTTTCGTAGTATCTGATATGTTATTTGTGTTAGCATGATGAGAATGGACACTGTAGGAACATTCTTTTCAGACGAAGTGCCTGGAAAGTGTAAAGTTTCATCCTCTCTCTATATATGAAACAAATACGTTCAGGTGACAATCTTGTGGCAGTTCCTAACTGCTACGGGAACGCTGATTGTTTTTAAGACATGGAGTTCCCTCCAGAGTTTTAACCAGCTCTCATGCTGGGAACGCCATTTGCTTAATGGCGTTGTAGATGGCCCAAAGGTATCCCtttggctgctgctgctccggcAGCTTCAGCATGCTCGCCACCTTCTCGAACTGCGCCTGCCCCAGGGCGGCGTCTGCCGGTGGCGACTCCTGCGAggcggcctccgccgccgctgtgaGGCCCTTGTGGAGCTTCGGCGGCGACAGCGCCCACTGCATCGCCCAGATGCTGAGTGGCCGCATGTAGTGCAGCGACCGGTAGCCGCCTTCCTCCGTCCACGCCTCCGGCGTCTGGAACGCGTACCTGCCATTCACCATCGTTCACTCGCCCATGAGCCCGAGCACGAATTTGGTAAGCAATTTTAATTTTTGGAAGCTGTTGAGCACTGACCCGAAGCCGTCCTTGGACCAGGCGGCGTCGTGGGCGCCCTTGGCCGTCCGGAACGCGGCCTCCGGCATGCCCTCGTGGACCATGGCCGCCGCCACGGCGTACGTCACCCCGGGCCACACCTCCTTGGACTGCGTCGACGACGCGTCCACACTGCCGTCCGGCCGCATCCCGTTCACCGCCCCGACCGCGCCGCCCTTCACCCGCATCACGTTGTAGTCCAGCACCGTCGCCAGCGCGCTCCGGGCCTTGGCCTCCTCCACCACCGGCTCCAGCCCGCACGCCCGCGCGTACCACTGCCCGGCGAGCTGGTCCGCCATAATCGACGAGCTGGTCGCGCCGCCGCTGTTGTCGTAGTTGAAGTAGGTCCCGTTCCATAGCTCGCCGTTGTACACGCGCTTCGCCTTGCCGTGCCGCTCGCGGAAGTAGGCCTCGGCGGGTCGGTCGCCGACGATGcgcgccatggcggcggcggcctgcagcGCGGCGACCCAGAGCCCGCCCGTGTAGGCGCTGACGCCGGAGACGGACCAGATGTCGTACGTCTGGTCCGGGATGCCCTCGTTCTCGATCATCCCGTCGCGGTCCCGGTCGAACTGGTCCATGTACGCCATGGCCGTGTACACCGCCGGCCACGCCGCCTCCGCGAACGCCGCGTCGCCCGTGGCCACGGCGTCGCGGTACACCTGGAGCACGAACTTGGGGTTGAGGTCCTTCCACCGCGCCGCGTCGTGGAGCATGTACGCGTTCAGCTCGAACCACGGGTCGTTCAGCCCAACGTCGTGCGGCACCGCGCCGAGGACCTTGCGCCGCACGGTCTTGCCGTCGAGGGTGCGGCGGAGGCGAGGGTCGTGGAGGAGGACGGCCCGGGCGAAGTCGCGCTGCAGGCTGAGCTCCAGCTTCGGGAAGAGGGCGAGCAGCGCGAAGGAGGAGTAGAAGTGGACGTCGTAGGTGTTGTACATGTTGTACTCCATCCCTTCCAGGTACAAGAACTGCCCCACGttctcgtcgccgccgcgcagcagcgccgtgccgaacgccgccgccgcccccgcgtgGGAGCGCTCCGTCGCCGACGCCATGGCGCTCACGATGCCGTCCACCGCGCTGCCGCCACCCTGGGGCGCGTCGAGCAAGAACGGACTGGATGAAGCAAAGCCGGCGTTCTTTGGAGGCTGCCCGTCTGTCGCTTACATTTCTTTGTCAGTCGCCATCTCatgatctttttttttaaaaattttGCCTGTTCAAAGACAGATGATTTGTTTGATTGATCAGTAGCAAGTTGCTCGCAGTTACCTGTCCAGATGGTGCCTCCAGCATTGAGGTAGTAGAGCTCGTTGAACAGCGCAGCTGGATACCTGAAACCAAATGTTCAGTGTTTCAGACCAAAACAATTGTCCAGCCGTGCTTCATTGTCAGTTTTGTCAGGAAATTAATCTGACTGAATTCTAACCATTCAGGCAGCCTTTCATCGTGTAGGATCGGCCTTTGCCACTCCTCGATCTGGGATTCCCAGTTCATATGCTCTAGTCATGCAGTGAATTCAAACACGCGTCAAACAAAATGAAATTCTTTTGATCATATCTCTTTCTGCACGAAGGTTCAGTCATGAAGCTCACCAAGAAGAGCATCATGAGCCAGTTGCTCTGCAGCTGCGTCGGTATCAACGCCGTAGAACTTGGTGTACCTCCTGCCTCACCCACAACACCATGCAATGTCAGTGATCACTGACAAGCCACTGGTCACCTCAGGATCAGCAAGACGCGGCGCGCTCACCTGCGGTACGTTGTTCCGGCGGGGAACTTGACATCGGGGCACGCCCAGGCCAGGGAGAACGACACCACCCGTGCCGCCCCCGCCGGCACGGCCGTcgacgccgccaccgccgccccgacGGACGACCCGGGCTTCGACGCTGCCCCCGGCGCGTTGCCGGCGCCGGCGTGGCCGAACGAGCCGTGCTGTTGCAGCAAAAGTGCACGGCGCGTGGAGCGTCAGAGATTCAGAGGACAACAATTCAGAGTTCagggatggatggatggatggaatgTTTCTACCTTCTTGATCTCGTTCCACATGTCCGTCGCCGTGAATTGGCCGGAGCTGGACGTTCCCATCGTGAAGGACGGGCAGACGCTGACACGGACGTCGTCCGTCTCCTGGGATGCGATCGCGAACGTCACCGGAGGGTGCCCGCCCGCCGTCCTGCATTGGCGTCAGTGTCATCTCAGCACCGGCATTACAGAAGCGCAAAAGGGAAAAAAGAAGGCGCCATGGATGATCAAACACACCTGTGATGGAGGAGAACGCCACTGACGCCGTCCCGATCTCTGCAAAACAGGCAAGAACACAGTTGCAACATGTAAGAAGGCAGTGTGAATGATTCCTGGTTTCTGCTGCATTGCATCAGCTGCAGATGAGAATAAACACAATGCCATGTCCATTACTTCATTTCTGAGTTGATATGATTCCCGGTCAGTTCCGATTTCCCACCAACCGAGTTCTGCAAGAGGAATGGATCAAAGGTCAGGTCATCAAGGATCTGATGCCTTTCTACTGAAAGAATAAGCAAGGTGTTGGTCTGCACTTACAGCCCAGGTGAATAGCAGCGTCACATCTGCAGGTGTGCTCCCAGAGTTGTGTACCTGAAATGCAGGCGTCAGCAGGCTACACATAAAAAAGTTGTAACTCAATTCAAGTCATTGCATCTTCAGCAAAGACAAAACGAGAAGAAAACAAATTGTACCGTAAACGTGAAAACAGCAGCCGGGAAGCTGCTCTCTTTGTAGTTGTGAGGGATGAAGGGTGATATCTGACGGCAGGTGATCTTGATCTCTGGATCAGGCTCGCCTTCATTGGAATTTTCAAACATTATCATCTCATGGACATGATTTATGTATCTACAGAAACATTATCATTCTTAGTTAAAATTGTTGATCTGAAACTGACGCAGTCATCAATTTACCATCATATACTGTCCATGATCTTGGAAACAGGGCGTGGTAAGTGCATTTGTCCTCCTTCAGCTTCCAGTCCCAAGATCCAATACCGGCTTTACCGACTCCCCTGTAAAATTAAATTTGCACAATGCTTAACCATGATGCCTTGCCTATTCGGATGCATACAAATAGAGTTGTTAGGATTGCACTGCTCACTTCAGGAGATCAGCAGTCGGTGAAGACAACACTGTGGAGTACTTCTTCCCGTTCGGGCGCGAAACAAAAGCCTAGGTAGGAAAATAGTAGTTATCAGAAGTTGTTTACAGTTAAGTGCAACTGGGTATTGCAAATTATGGATGTAGTTGTAGAATTATTACTGAAAACTGATTTGCTAGGATAGGTTTCTCTTCATTTATGACGGGGAATATCTGAAATTGCTGAAAATACCCTCTGTAGCTTCTCCCTATGCTTCCTGCACTGAAAAATGGAAGTGGTTTGAACAAACTGTCTGTCATCAGCTATAGACAAATTTTATACTAGCTCTCACCACGGAAAATTTAAGGTAATGTATATATGTGAGAATAGCTGAATTTATTCCTATACCAATACTAAATTTAGCTTCTCTAGGATTTATATATAGAAAGCTGAGAAAACTGACCCTAGCCCACCGAGCGGTACACCACGGTAGCAGTTATCCATCCATTTTCTCAGTGGATCATAAACTGTAGCCTTTAGAAAAGTGACAAAAAGTTTTGAAGTTTAGTGACAGGATAGCATAATGTAGTGACGTTCAACAACTGAAATCCAATGAAAGAAAGTTGGTCTCGGAAAAGAAAAAACCGCTATCATAAAGTTTGTTGATAAAAGAGCTGCTTACTCGGCCTTCTGCACTATCTTCAACTTGCAATTTCAATACTTTGACAATCATGGGAACCTACAATGCCACCATAAAAATAGTCAGTGTTAACCTAGAAAAGGAGTATGTACAGTTATTGCTAAACATGATCGGTGTTGAGTGCTGATACGACTAAGCCAAATTAATCAGTGGCATTATAGTATGAGAAGTACATTTGCCGTCCAGGTCAATAGAATTATGGCAATAGAGAGGACGGCCCTATGCTTGGCATTTTCTTAGGGAAGTAGAGAAGAGCCAATTTAACCACTTCCATTGGCACCATCTAAAACAGAAAGCCAAACGGTAGTACAACttacaattgccatcatatcATTCATGGTCATGCTAAACATCGCAACCTTCTTGCCTTCATCATCGAATCTCCTCTGCCAAGTCCTCGATGCAGGCTGCGAACAATCGATGTGCGAGAGCACCTAAAGTAGGAACAATCATGTGAGAGTAGTGTGCATGCTGAAGACAGAAATGGTTGAAACAATGAATAATATCCTTGCAGATCATCAGAGGAACATCTCATGATCGGTTATGTTCTAGGTAAGAAGTTCAAAAGCCACTTGGCAAAAAAGTACAAGAACACAAAGGGATGGGTCCATAGGAATAAAGGGAAGAAGAGATGGCGCTTCTGAACAAAAGTTCCTACAACAGAGTACTGATTCAGAAGGTACCTTGGCTTGCTCCAACTCTGCACTTCCCATGTCGGTTCTGGCTGGGTTGAAGCTGAACAGCGATCAGGGTTCTGTAGACAGACAGTCGAAAGCACAAGAACCTGAATAATCCAAAGGAATCACAGAAGGCAGTGCACAAGTATCACCTGTATAATGCCAAGAAACAGCAAAAAGCCTGAATGCAAGGGAATGGACCCAAGACATGCACTCCAAACACCCGTGGAGAGGATCTAGAAATCATCCGAAAacgacagaggaggaagaagagcgatACCTGAACCCGAATGCTCCCAGCCTACCACAAAATCTTGGATCGCCGAGCTCTTTCAGAAAGGCTCTCTGCTCTGCGTTTTATAAGACTCCCATCAGGGAAAGAAAAGCAATGGACTCCACGAGGGTTCTTGTTGGcatcagtttttttttttttcatgTCTTGGCTCCTTCTGGCGAGTGGAGAAGTAGGCACGGACTAGTAAGCAAGGAGGCAGACGTCAGGGGTAGTTTAGTAATGTTCTGTTTATATAGTGACGATGTCGTTTTGCCCTCTTCAGTGATTAAGGATATTTAGCCGGCTGACAAGTGACAACAACTGTGGGCGGTGGCCTGCAGCTAAGGGATTTTTTTTTCCCGGATGACACTGATCAAGAAAAGGACAAGTGGATGCATCCATGGTGACACATCTCATCAGGAAATAAAGTCAGGAATTCAGAATCAGAATAACAGTGTTCTGAAACCAACAGCAGGAAGCATTTTTATCAGCGAGACAGACAGTAGGAATAAAGGGTATCTTGAGAGAAAGATAACCTTAGAAGCCAAGCAACCATCCTTTCCATGGTGATCGCCGTTGAATCGTCAGACTCAGATATCAGAATATCACCGAAACAGCGTGCTGAAACTGAAGACCAGTACCAGTAGGGCTGTGCATTTTTTTTCCTCCATGAGTTGAAGTCAGTACTAGCTCCTCTGGATGTTTATCCATGACCAACGATATTTCAGACTCTA
The Panicum hallii strain FIL2 chromosome 6, PHallii_v3.1, whole genome shotgun sequence genome window above contains:
- the LOC112897202 gene encoding far upstream element-binding protein 2 — protein: MADPDAAPLTPPPEVVAPEEHPAAAESAAAAAQEVAAAGEVDHKRKLEEVGADAEANGDGEDAKRPRVDGETDASAGTEQQNDGSSVNVEEPAAAGDGNVAPTEGVADGDNCAVAASEVLPLEPTPEAAAGAPQQEGEAATASHETSRKIEVPNSKVGVLIGKAGETIRNLQTSSGAKIQITKDVDADSNALTRSVELVGNLASVDKAEQLIKSVIAEAEAGGSPALIARGFGSGQSGSEQFEMTVPDNKVGLIIGKGGETIKGLQTRSGARIQLIPQHPPEGVTLTERTVRVTGNKKQIEVAKDLIKQAMNQNFSKHVNQSGGYGPQGYRPQGHGAASQWGPRSQSQPGYGYPPRGMPPPQNYNPPYGGYPQQGPPRGSMGWDQRQGPPPHPSYQGGGSDYYKPGSQPYDSQPPSYPPGPGNYNSYGQSQAPGYGQPPYPQHAPPQNYGHGYGDPRYNAPPPNQYYGQPPMAPQQGYPQQADPYARPPYSGPGQWAPRGAPAADGSYQAPPPASYGPPSQQPPAYGQTYGAATAPDGYAQQGYPQQSGQAPAPYGQNAPAAPSYPQQGTQQGGYAQYPQTQPAYGDQAAQANSNYGYQGAPADPNYGSAYPQSGYGAPAAGQPGYASAPAAGQPAAYGQAGYTQPTTNPPSYDQSAAAPAQSGYAAPAANPQPAPAKGVSPQPAAGYAGGQWAA
- the LOC112897201 gene encoding non-lysosomal glucosylceramidase-like, producing the protein MGSAELEQAKVLSHIDCSQPASRTWQRRFDDEGKKVAMFSMTMNDMMAIVPMIVKVLKLQVEDSAEGRATVYDPLRKWMDNCYRGVPLGGLGAGSIGRSYRGYFQQFQIFPVINEEKPILANQFSAFVSRPNGKKYSTVLSSPTADLLKGVGKAGIGSWDWKLKEDKCTYHALFPRSWTVYDGEPDPEIKITCRQISPFIPHNYKESSFPAAVFTFTVHNSGSTPADVTLLFTWANSVGGKSELTGNHINSEMKDRDGVSGVLLHHRTAGGHPPVTFAIASQETDDVRVSVCPSFTMGTSSSGQFTATDMWNEIKKHGSFGHAGAGNAPGAASKPGSSVGAAVAASTAVPAGAARVVSFSLAWACPDVKFPAGTTYRRRYTKFYGVDTDAAAEQLAHDALLEHMNWESQIEEWQRPILHDERLPEWYPAALFNELYYLNAGGTIWTDGQPPKNAGFASSSPFLLDAPQGGGSAVDGIVSAMASATERSHAGAAAAFGTALLRGGDENVGQFLYLEGMEYNMYNTYDVHFYSSFALLALFPKLELSLQRDFARAVLLHDPRLRRTLDGKTVRRKVLGAVPHDVGLNDPWFELNAYMLHDAARWKDLNPKFVLQVYRDAVATGDAAFAEAAWPAVYTAMAYMDQFDRDRDGMIENEGIPDQTYDIWSVSGVSAYTGGLWVAALQAAAAMARIVGDRPAEAYFRERHGKAKRVYNGELWNGTYFNYDNSGGATSSSIMADQLAGQWYARACGLEPVVEEAKARSALATVLDYNVMRVKGGAVGAVNGMRPDGSVDASSTQSKEVWPGVTYAVAAAMVHEGMPEAAFRTAKGAHDAAWSKDGFGYAFQTPEAWTEEGGYRSLHYMRPLSIWAMQWALSPPKLHKGLTAAAEAASQESPPADAALGQAQFEKVASMLKLPEQQQPKGYLWAIYNAIKQMAFPA